One Leptospira terpstrae serovar Hualin str. LT 11-33 = ATCC 700639 genomic region harbors:
- a CDS encoding PAS domain-containing protein, which yields MAESFNYQSIVESFDEFLIYVDPFLEIQFSRTSPNLYLPPDSISTGKHINDLHIIPRDALILTNLCQETLAKRTPFQFTISLLGNPFRISGRYLEFKNIPGVILRGEPNFSIENVILDSGPYVIFRFKFDTEFLTTYVSPNVSLNLGYQAGDFKKGMLKPEDLIHPDDKERAIAEEKEHLKNKSRTYQREFRFQKQDGSYIYVSDYSVVSYFNSFPTEKICYLIDITERKDKELEILKQRDELARLKLLFEETNAAANVGGWEVDLINKTVFWAKETKRIHEVPENFEPNLETAFNFYPLESDREKLINAFQLAEKNGTSYDLVLKIKTKLGNYKWVRSIGHSVFAEGKCIRVFGSFQDITKNVELDIQREDALGNLESILDATTHVTIIGTDINGIITHFNKGAEFHLQYEAEEVVGKTSPAIFHRPEEIDTRSTALSREFGESIAGFDTFIYKAKLGEFDSHEWTYVRKDKTEFPVQLVVTASKNKKGEITGYLGIGIDISAHKATEEALRASESRWQFALEGSGDGIWDWNSENDQVFFSKQWKAMLGYAESEIGSDLSEWQDRVHPDDLDNCLLALEKHYNGKTNIYMNEHRMLCKDGSYKWILDRGKVIEWTEDGKPLRMIGTHTDTTERKLLENALIVARENAEKASQAKSDFLANMSHEIRTPLNGVIGFSDLLMRTDLNQVQKKYMETVYLSASSLLDLINDILDFSKIESGKMELYKERINIYDLLHQIAEIVKHKAYEKGLELILNISPKVPRNIFVDSLRLRQILLNLIGNALKFTLKGEIQIKISAEPKDNNEYELLFEVIDTGIGISPENRDKIFEVFSQADTSTTRQFGGTGLGLSISSKLLNLFNSKMELESERDKGSRFFFKILTLADNERNTEPALEEIKKVMVLDDNETNLLVIHEMLTYKGIQVDCFRSPKDALNTISSGTFYDVVITDFNMPEVNGLDFIEKLLKILETKNIRKPFLSLHTSSNEESIYKRGKELGVQSILLKPIQTNILYESLDKLVSGKMTEVITPNYEPVHPIHTNEKIKIMIVEDNPVNMMLTKAIVQKSLPGTIIIEAENGALAVENFIQTDPQLIFMDVQMPEMNGYDATKEIRKLANGKSVPIIALTAGTLSGEEERCLECGMNDYISKPVVLKTISEKMKHWLQFV from the coding sequence ATGGCAGAAAGTTTCAACTACCAATCCATTGTGGAGAGTTTTGACGAATTCCTAATTTATGTAGATCCCTTTTTAGAAATTCAGTTTTCGCGCACCTCTCCCAATCTTTATCTGCCACCTGACTCGATCTCCACAGGAAAACATATCAATGACCTCCATATCATTCCAAGAGATGCACTCATCCTCACCAACCTTTGCCAAGAAACTTTAGCGAAAAGGACACCTTTCCAATTCACAATCAGCCTCCTCGGAAATCCGTTCCGAATCTCAGGCAGGTATTTGGAATTCAAAAATATTCCCGGAGTCATTCTGCGCGGGGAACCAAACTTCAGTATCGAAAATGTAATTTTGGACAGTGGGCCTTATGTAATTTTCCGATTTAAATTTGATACGGAATTTCTAACCACATACGTTTCTCCCAATGTTTCGCTCAACTTAGGTTACCAAGCCGGTGACTTTAAAAAAGGGATGTTAAAACCAGAGGATCTTATCCATCCGGATGATAAAGAAAGGGCAATTGCCGAAGAGAAAGAACATTTAAAAAATAAATCTCGAACCTACCAAAGAGAATTCAGATTCCAAAAACAAGATGGTAGCTATATTTATGTTTCCGATTATAGTGTAGTAAGTTACTTCAATTCATTTCCAACCGAAAAAATTTGTTATCTCATTGATATCACAGAAAGAAAAGACAAAGAATTAGAAATTCTAAAACAACGTGATGAGTTAGCAAGGCTCAAACTTTTATTTGAAGAAACAAATGCCGCAGCCAATGTGGGTGGGTGGGAAGTAGACCTAATTAATAAAACAGTATTTTGGGCTAAAGAAACCAAAAGGATTCACGAAGTTCCAGAAAATTTCGAACCAAATCTAGAGACTGCTTTTAATTTTTATCCTCTTGAATCAGATAGAGAAAAACTAATCAATGCTTTCCAACTAGCAGAGAAAAATGGAACATCTTACGACCTAGTTTTAAAAATCAAAACTAAGTTAGGAAACTACAAATGGGTAAGAAGTATAGGACATTCTGTGTTTGCTGAAGGAAAATGCATTCGAGTCTTTGGTAGTTTCCAAGACATTACAAAGAATGTTGAATTGGACATCCAAAGAGAAGATGCACTTGGGAATTTAGAATCAATTTTAGATGCAACTACTCATGTAACCATCATTGGAACTGACATAAATGGGATCATCACACACTTCAATAAAGGTGCTGAATTTCACTTACAATATGAGGCAGAAGAAGTAGTAGGGAAAACTTCTCCTGCTATTTTTCACAGACCAGAAGAAATTGATACTCGCTCCACGGCTCTTTCCAGAGAGTTTGGCGAATCCATTGCCGGATTTGATACATTTATTTACAAAGCCAAGTTAGGTGAATTTGATTCCCATGAATGGACGTATGTCCGAAAAGACAAAACAGAATTTCCAGTCCAACTTGTAGTCACCGCAAGCAAAAACAAAAAGGGAGAAATCACAGGTTACCTTGGGATTGGAATTGATATTTCGGCTCACAAGGCCACCGAAGAAGCGTTACGTGCTAGTGAAAGTCGCTGGCAATTTGCATTGGAAGGATCAGGCGATGGCATTTGGGATTGGAATTCCGAAAACGACCAAGTATTTTTTTCCAAACAATGGAAGGCCATGTTGGGATATGCAGAATCTGAAATTGGTTCCGATCTTTCCGAATGGCAAGACCGCGTTCATCCAGACGATTTAGACAACTGTTTACTTGCACTTGAAAAACATTACAATGGAAAAACAAACATTTATATGAACGAACATAGAATGTTATGTAAAGACGGATCTTATAAATGGATTTTAGACCGAGGAAAAGTCATCGAATGGACTGAAGATGGAAAACCTCTTCGAATGATAGGAACTCACACAGATACCACAGAAAGGAAGTTACTCGAAAATGCATTGATCGTTGCTCGAGAAAATGCAGAAAAAGCCTCGCAAGCAAAATCAGACTTTCTTGCCAATATGAGTCATGAAATCAGAACTCCGCTGAATGGGGTCATTGGATTTTCTGACCTTTTGATGCGAACCGATCTAAACCAAGTGCAAAAAAAGTATATGGAAACTGTATACCTTTCCGCAAGTTCCTTACTGGATCTGATCAATGATATTTTAGATTTTTCCAAAATCGAATCTGGAAAAATGGAACTCTATAAGGAACGAATTAATATTTACGATTTACTCCACCAAATTGCAGAGATCGTAAAACACAAAGCATACGAAAAAGGCCTCGAACTCATTCTCAACATTTCACCAAAAGTTCCTAGAAACATATTTGTGGATTCTTTACGACTTAGGCAAATTCTTTTGAATTTAATCGGGAACGCATTAAAATTTACATTAAAAGGTGAAATCCAAATCAAAATTTCTGCAGAACCAAAAGATAATAATGAATACGAACTACTGTTTGAAGTAATCGATACGGGAATAGGAATTAGCCCCGAAAATAGAGACAAAATATTCGAAGTATTTTCGCAAGCAGATACTTCCACCACACGTCAATTTGGTGGCACTGGTCTCGGACTTTCTATCTCTAGTAAATTATTAAACTTATTTAATTCCAAAATGGAATTAGAATCGGAACGAGACAAAGGATCTCGTTTCTTTTTCAAAATTCTGACTCTCGCCGATAACGAAAGGAACACGGAACCTGCTCTTGAAGAAATCAAAAAGGTAATGGTGTTAGATGACAACGAAACCAACTTACTTGTGATCCATGAAATGTTAACATACAAAGGAATCCAAGTAGATTGTTTTCGATCGCCAAAAGATGCTCTGAATACAATTTCTTCTGGAACTTTTTACGATGTTGTCATTACAGATTTTAATATGCCGGAAGTAAATGGACTAGATTTCATTGAAAAGTTATTAAAAATTTTAGAAACAAAAAATATAAGGAAACCATTCCTTTCTCTCCATACATCTTCTAATGAAGAAAGTATTTACAAAAGAGGAAAAGAACTTGGCGTGCAGTCCATCCTTCTTAAACCCATTCAAACAAACATCTTATATGAAAGTTTGGACAAATTGGTTTCAGGTAAAATGACAGAAGTAATTACACCAAATTACGAACCAGTTCATCCAATTCATACGAATGAAAAAATTAAGATCATGATTGTAGAAGACAATCCAGTAAACATGATGTTAACCAAAGCCATTGTCCAAAAATCTCTACCGGGTACCATTATCATCGAAGCAGAAAATGGTGCTTTGGCTGTGGAGAATTTCATCCAAACTGATCCACAACTGATATTTATGGATGTCCAAATGCCAGAAATGAATGGTTACGATGCGACAAAAGAAATTCGAAAGTTAGCAAATGGAAAATCGGTACCAATCATTGCACTCACAGCGGGAACTTTGTCAGGTGAAGAAGAACGTTGCCTAGAATGTGGAATGAACGATTACATTTCAAAACCAGTGGTTTTAAAAACCATATCGGAAAAGATGAAACACTGGCTTCAATTCGTTTAG
- a CDS encoding family 2A encapsulin nanocompartment shell protein, whose product MAEQTQHALGDLAARQLANTVKTNAQYGAITPRFLVRLLDWKPLEAGVLRVNRVKSNTHVDVLCGQKGEQELPETFVNYEEKPREYTLSLISTILDVQTRVSDLYSSPHEQINEQLRLAIESVKEKQELELINNEDYGLLKNVPTHQRISTRKGPPTPDDLDDLITKVWKEPSFFLAHPLAIAAFGRECTRRGVPPATVTMFGAQFLTWRGLPLIPTDKLLVNGETNPKSATGTSNILLLRVGEKKQGVVGLFQSNLPGEQTPGLSVRFMGINRSAIGSYLISLYCSAAILTDDAIAALDNVDVGNYYEYK is encoded by the coding sequence ATGGCAGAACAAACCCAACACGCATTGGGAGATTTAGCCGCTCGCCAACTGGCAAATACGGTCAAAACAAATGCACAATATGGTGCAATCACCCCGCGCTTTTTAGTCAGGTTACTTGACTGGAAACCATTAGAAGCTGGGGTTTTACGTGTCAACCGAGTTAAGTCCAATACACATGTTGATGTTCTATGTGGTCAAAAGGGAGAACAAGAACTTCCAGAAACATTTGTTAACTACGAAGAAAAACCTCGCGAATACACTCTCAGTTTAATTTCTACAATCCTTGATGTACAAACAAGAGTCTCTGATTTATATAGTTCTCCTCATGAACAAATTAACGAACAACTTCGGTTAGCCATTGAAAGTGTAAAAGAAAAACAAGAACTCGAACTAATTAATAATGAAGATTATGGACTATTAAAAAATGTTCCCACTCACCAAAGAATTAGTACAAGAAAAGGTCCGCCTACTCCTGATGATTTAGATGATTTGATTACAAAAGTTTGGAAAGAACCTTCTTTCTTTTTAGCACATCCTTTAGCGATTGCCGCTTTTGGTCGTGAGTGTACAAGAAGAGGAGTTCCACCGGCCACCGTTACCATGTTTGGTGCTCAATTCTTAACTTGGAGAGGACTCCCACTCATTCCTACTGACAAACTTCTTGTGAATGGTGAAACAAATCCAAAATCAGCGACTGGAACTTCTAATATCTTACTTCTTAGAGTCGGTGAAAAAAAACAAGGTGTTGTTGGACTTTTCCAATCAAATTTACCAGGGGAACAAACTCCAGGCCTTTCGGTTCGCTTTATGGGAATTAACAGATCTGCAATTGGTTCGTATTTGATTTCTCTTTACTGCTCCGCAGCCATACTTACGGACGATGCCATAGCGGCACTAGACAACGTAGATGTGGGAAATTATTATGAATACAAATGA
- a CDS encoding family 2A encapsulin nanocompartment cargo protein cysteine desulfurase — translation MNTNDPSFLKLNPDSITDGIGANFPDERSLEKLAREMFGVLQSFGGSNIPTNVLSSQNVQKETLPYLEDLKLTETGFSYSNFQSFPITNIPQSGGGNIVSARRDFPILTETVNGKPLVWLDNAATTQKPTSVIERLSHFYLHENSNIHRAAHTLAARSTDAYEKARSLVQGFIGAGSVEEIVFVRGTTEGINLLSNILSDKQIQAGDEILITHLEHHANIVPWQMVCAKKGAKLKVAPVDDSGQIILSEYERLLNSKTKIVSITQVSNALGTVVPVEEMTRSAHKVGALVIVDGAQSVSHMPVNVQEIDCDFFVFSGHKLFAPTGIGVVYGKKAILDSLPPWQGGGNMIKDVNFDHTTFQEAPFRFEAGTGNIADAVGLGAAIEYLNKFGMKQISAFEHDLLEYGTKELLKVPGLRLIGTAKDKAGVLSFVVNGFKTEEIGKRLAEEGIAVRAGHHCAQPILRRFGLESTVRPSLAFYNSCEDIDALIRVLFQLGSRNRIGI, via the coding sequence ATGAATACAAATGATCCGAGTTTTCTAAAACTTAACCCGGATTCAATCACAGATGGTATCGGAGCGAATTTTCCTGATGAAAGGTCGCTCGAAAAGTTGGCTCGGGAAATGTTTGGCGTATTGCAATCATTTGGCGGAAGTAATATTCCCACAAATGTTTTGTCTTCTCAGAATGTTCAGAAAGAGACATTACCTTACTTAGAAGATTTGAAATTAACGGAAACAGGTTTTTCCTACTCCAATTTTCAATCATTCCCAATCACCAACATACCACAGTCAGGTGGCGGAAACATTGTTTCAGCAAGAAGGGATTTTCCCATCCTAACTGAAACTGTCAATGGGAAACCGTTGGTTTGGCTCGACAATGCGGCGACCACCCAAAAGCCAACTTCCGTGATCGAAAGGTTATCTCATTTTTACTTACATGAGAATTCCAATATCCATCGTGCGGCTCATACTCTTGCTGCAAGATCTACTGATGCTTATGAAAAAGCAAGGTCTCTTGTCCAAGGATTTATCGGAGCAGGTAGTGTAGAGGAAATTGTTTTTGTGAGAGGAACCACGGAAGGAATCAACCTCCTTTCCAACATCCTATCCGACAAACAGATACAGGCTGGTGATGAAATTCTAATCACCCACTTAGAACACCACGCAAACATAGTTCCTTGGCAGATGGTCTGCGCGAAAAAGGGTGCGAAGTTAAAAGTGGCTCCTGTGGATGATTCGGGACAAATCATTTTAAGTGAATACGAACGACTGTTAAATTCTAAAACAAAAATTGTATCGATCACACAAGTATCCAATGCATTAGGAACTGTGGTTCCTGTAGAAGAGATGACAAGGTCGGCTCATAAAGTGGGGGCTCTTGTGATAGTGGATGGCGCACAGTCTGTTTCTCATATGCCAGTGAACGTACAAGAGATCGACTGCGACTTCTTCGTGTTTAGTGGTCATAAACTTTTTGCCCCTACAGGGATCGGTGTGGTTTACGGGAAAAAAGCCATCTTAGACAGTTTGCCTCCCTGGCAAGGGGGAGGGAATATGATTAAGGATGTCAACTTTGATCACACTACTTTTCAAGAAGCACCTTTCCGATTTGAAGCAGGAACTGGTAACATTGCGGATGCGGTCGGACTCGGAGCTGCTATTGAATATCTAAACAAGTTCGGGATGAAACAAATTTCTGCATTTGAACACGATCTATTGGAATATGGCACCAAAGAACTGTTAAAGGTACCAGGACTTCGTTTGATAGGAACTGCTAAAGACAAAGCTGGTGTTTTATCGTTTGTGGTGAATGGATTCAAAACGGAAGAAATTGGAAAACGATTGGCAGAAGAAGGAATTGCTGTACGAGCAGGTCACCATTGTGCGCAACCGATTTTGCGAAGATTTGGATTGGAATCCACAGTGAGACCATCACTTGCCTTTTACAATTCTTGTGAAGACATTGATGCTCTGATACGAGTGTTGTTTCAATTAGGAAGTCGGAACCGGATTGGAATTTAG
- the epsC gene encoding serine O-acetyltransferase EpsC: MLSNGQDEFYTSILNRQSIPESVVGGKQVASRFLEELFSILFSGYHSERNFSSKDQIMDQLELFRIRWKNLLEPYASYADREFGRVVALDDILHNFVAKLPGLYQWMWEDAEAAFLGDPAAESIHEVILAYSGFYAGAVHRVANYFFKSSLPIFPKLLSGVAHEATGIDIHPGAEIGRAFFMDHGTGIVIGETTQIADNVKIYQGVTLGALSVNKSLAKQKRHPTIEEGVVIYAGATILGGETVIGKQSIIGGNAWITQSIPPYSVVYQKSEVRVRSSNEIQGLDFTI, encoded by the coding sequence ATGTTATCGAACGGACAAGACGAATTTTATACATCCATACTGAATCGCCAATCCATCCCTGAATCCGTAGTGGGTGGAAAACAAGTGGCCAGCCGCTTTTTAGAAGAATTGTTTTCGATTCTATTTTCTGGATACCATTCGGAGCGTAATTTTTCCTCCAAGGACCAAATCATGGATCAATTGGAACTCTTTCGTATCCGTTGGAAAAATCTACTAGAACCTTACGCCTCTTATGCGGATAGAGAATTTGGTCGTGTTGTCGCATTGGATGATATTTTGCATAACTTTGTTGCTAAACTTCCTGGTTTGTACCAATGGATGTGGGAAGATGCCGAAGCTGCCTTCTTAGGAGATCCGGCTGCTGAAAGTATCCATGAAGTAATTCTCGCCTATTCAGGGTTCTACGCTGGTGCTGTCCATCGAGTGGCAAATTATTTTTTTAAATCTTCCTTACCCATTTTCCCTAAACTACTATCGGGTGTGGCTCACGAAGCTACTGGAATTGATATCCATCCAGGGGCAGAAATTGGCAGAGCTTTTTTTATGGATCATGGGACGGGGATTGTGATTGGAGAAACTACTCAAATTGCCGACAACGTAAAAATTTACCAAGGTGTCACTCTCGGAGCTTTATCGGTAAACAAGTCTTTGGCGAAACAAAAACGTCATCCTACGATTGAAGAGGGAGTGGTGATTTATGCGGGAGCCACGATCCTAGGTGGAGAAACTGTCATCGGCAAACAGTCAATCATCGGAGGAAATGCATGGATTACCCAAAGCATTCCTCCGTATTCCGTTGTGTATCAGAAATCAGAAGTGAGAGTGAGAAGTTCGAACGAAATCCAGGGACTAGATTTTACTATTTGA